The following proteins are encoded in a genomic region of Blastopirellula marina:
- a CDS encoding DNA-methyltransferase: protein MPRKVESKATPGFELNTVYHGHARDVLATFPNEVVDCVVTSPPYFQQRNYDGDDQIGQEKTPDEYVTSLVEVFREVRRTLKETGALWLVLGDKYVDGDLLGLPWQVALALRTDGWKLRSDVIWHKPNAMPSSVKTRPTTDHEYIFLLVKNNQYFYDADAIREPHVTFSENSKMKGGRNHFHRRGSTPEAGKNGGNSNLHDARWDQAFHPKGRNKRTVWSIPLSKFRDAHFAVFPESLVETCINATCPEEGVVLDPFLGSGTTALLAKRLGRKYLGIDQSAKYTEMARSRLAEARADQLSLPGLEG from the coding sequence ATGCCAAGGAAGGTCGAAAGCAAAGCTACACCAGGCTTTGAGCTGAACACCGTCTACCACGGCCACGCACGCGACGTGTTAGCGACGTTCCCCAACGAGGTCGTCGATTGCGTGGTGACCAGTCCTCCTTACTTCCAGCAGCGCAACTACGACGGCGACGATCAGATCGGCCAAGAGAAAACGCCAGACGAGTATGTCACCAGTCTCGTTGAAGTCTTCCGCGAGGTTCGTCGCACCTTGAAAGAGACCGGCGCCCTGTGGCTGGTGTTGGGAGATAAGTACGTTGACGGCGACCTGCTAGGCTTGCCGTGGCAAGTTGCTCTCGCGCTGCGGACCGACGGCTGGAAGCTCCGAAGTGATGTGATTTGGCATAAGCCCAACGCCATGCCCAGCAGCGTGAAGACCCGGCCGACAACCGATCACGAGTACATCTTTCTGCTGGTGAAGAACAACCAGTACTTCTACGACGCTGATGCCATTCGCGAGCCGCACGTTACCTTCAGCGAAAACAGCAAAATGAAAGGTGGCCGTAATCATTTCCACCGCCGGGGCAGTACGCCGGAGGCGGGTAAGAACGGTGGCAACAGCAACCTGCACGATGCCCGCTGGGATCAGGCCTTTCATCCCAAGGGACGCAACAAGCGGACGGTCTGGTCGATTCCCCTCTCGAAGTTCCGCGATGCTCACTTCGCGGTATTTCCAGAGAGCTTAGTCGAGACTTGCATCAATGCGACTTGCCCGGAAGAGGGGGTGGTCCTCGATCCGTTCCTTGGAAGCGGCACGACCGCGTTGCTCGCCAAGCGATTGGGCCGCAAATACTTGGGGATTGATCAATCGGCCAAGTACACCGAAATGGCGCGCAGCCGTTTAGCGGAAGCTAGGGCCGATCAGTTGAGCTTGCCAGGACTTGAAGGCTAG
- a CDS encoding sialidase family protein has protein sequence MKLKRRTVGLIGLVASVLGYTGACLAADSPNVRLPKVVGNDTPAFVSAEDIFSADNRPTKNSHASTIVETPEGLVAAWFGGTHENNPDVGIWISRNTGNGWSTPIEVAHGEESKDVRYPTWNPVLFQPKEGPLMLFYKVGPSPSRWWGMLITSTDGGITWSEPKRLGEDEAIGHLIGPVKNKPIQLEDGTIVCPSSTEHKGWRVHFEATKDFGQTWEVIGPINDAKLFNAIQPSILTYGDGKMQIVCRTRENVVASAWSEDGGKTWSALSATDLPNPNSGTDAVTLKDGTQLLVYNHTIKQSEFPAGRNMLNVAISKDGHTWHPVLTLERQPGEYSYPAVIQTSDGKVHITYTYRRETIKHVVLDPARLKVPGK, from the coding sequence ATGAAACTGAAGAGAAGAACCGTTGGCCTGATCGGCCTCGTTGCTAGCGTGCTGGGGTATACCGGGGCATGCTTGGCAGCTGATTCACCGAACGTTCGCCTGCCCAAGGTCGTTGGTAACGATACGCCTGCGTTTGTGAGTGCGGAAGATATTTTCTCAGCCGATAACCGTCCGACTAAGAACAGTCACGCTTCGACAATTGTCGAGACTCCAGAAGGTCTCGTGGCGGCTTGGTTTGGGGGCACCCACGAAAACAATCCGGACGTTGGCATTTGGATCTCGCGAAACACAGGCAATGGCTGGTCAACGCCGATTGAAGTTGCTCACGGCGAGGAATCGAAAGACGTTCGTTATCCCACTTGGAATCCGGTGCTCTTCCAGCCGAAGGAAGGCCCGCTGATGCTGTTCTACAAGGTTGGCCCTAGTCCGAGTCGCTGGTGGGGCATGCTAATCACCTCAACAGATGGCGGGATAACTTGGAGCGAACCAAAACGCTTAGGCGAAGACGAAGCGATCGGTCACTTGATTGGCCCGGTGAAGAACAAACCGATCCAACTCGAAGATGGAACAATCGTCTGCCCCTCCAGTACGGAACATAAAGGGTGGCGGGTACACTTCGAGGCAACCAAAGACTTCGGACAAACCTGGGAGGTGATTGGCCCAATCAATGACGCTAAGCTGTTCAACGCCATCCAGCCCAGCATTTTAACTTATGGTGACGGCAAAATGCAGATCGTCTGCCGCACTCGCGAGAACGTCGTGGCCTCGGCCTGGTCGGAAGATGGTGGCAAGACCTGGAGTGCGCTGAGCGCGACCGATCTGCCAAACCCGAACTCCGGTACGGATGCTGTTACGCTGAAAGACGGTACGCAGCTTCTCGTCTATAACCACACGATCAAGCAGTCCGAGTTCCCTGCTGGCCGAAACATGTTGAACGTTGCGATCTCGAAGGATGGCCACACTTGGCACCCCGTGCTTACACTTGAACGCCAACCAGGCGAATATTCGTACCCGGCGGTCATTCAAACCTCGGACGGCAAAGTACACATCACGTACACGTACCGTCGCGAGACGATCAAGCATGTGGTGCTTGACCCTGCACGACTGAAGGTTCCTGGCAAATAG